From the Thomasclavelia ramosa DSM 1402 genome, the window TTAAATAATCACTTTTATATGAATCTATCTTTTTAACCCTTAAATACATATCATCCTGTTTTGAATAGTGATGATTTCGTTTGGTCATATCCTGCTCGTCTTCACGAGTCATATTTACTGTTGCCCCTCGACTTTCAAGTTCTTCTTTCAAAGCATATGAAATTTTTAAATTTAATTCCGATTCATAAATTTTTCCAACACTTGCACCATTATCAAGGCCCCCATGTCCGGGATCAATTACTACTGATACATTTTTTAATGGTAAATCTTTGCTTACGGCCACATCATTTTTAGGATAAAAATAATGTCCCACAAGATACAATGCTGCTGTAATCGCTATTATAAGATACGTTCTCTTCACAAAATCACCTAACAAATTATATGCAGTAACGATTCTAATAATGCTAAAAACGCGTAAAACTAATTACACGTTTTTTAAGTATTTATCTATAAAGATGCGAATAAAGTGAAAACACGTCATTTAAAATGATGTATTTTTATGATCGTACTTTAGCCCAAAGTTCAATATAACAATTTTCCTGATAAGGATTATAATATTTTTGAACCAGAAGATCATCTGGTTCAAGACGATGTTCAACAAACCAAACTTCATACAAATATCGGCTAGCCTTATATAAAGCTTCATTCACTAATGATTCAAAATTTTCTGCTTCATAACTACATACTACATACTTACCACTAGGAATAATTCGTTGTTCACAATCAATTGACGGTCTATCAATTTCAATCCCTACAAAATAATTAAATAAGGCAGGATCATCACTCAATGTTAAAATATCTACTACTACCGCATCTTGAACATCTAATTCCTGGTACAAAGAAACTATGTTATTTATCTTCGGTTCACCTAATTCATCTACTTTAGCCATTTTGCTTTTACCATAAAAAATTCGATCATTACAAACTTGTTTTTCATTTATCTCTAAAACCATCCCTTCTACGATCAATGGCACGCCAGTATCAATTACAACATAATTAAGCTGTAAATCTGGTTTAATGAAATGATCTAAATGAATTTTTTGATTACGATAATCATCTGGTGTAATTTTATAGACTTCTTTAAAAGCCCGAGTAAAAGCACTATGTCCAGAAAAACCACAGGCTATTGCAATATCTAAGATTCTTTTTTCCGTATTTTTTAATTGATTGGCAGCTTTTTCTAAGCGCCGCAGCTTCACATAATCATTCACAGTTTTTTTAGTTAAACGAAAAAATAATCGCTGATAGTAGTATTTTGATAAATGAGCAATTGCTGCTAATTTATCAATATCAATCTCTTTATCATAATTTTCTTCAATATAATCAAGTGTCACCTGAATCTCTTGCCATGCATACATATTTAATAACCCCTTTCTTAAGTTACTTATAGTCTACCAATTAAATTATCTCTCTGTTTATCTGTCAATGCCTTTATTCACAAATTAGAGTTAAATAAATTTTTGAATGTCAAAAAATCTTTATATCTATTAACTTTATGTGATTGATTTGTGATATAATCTATAAAGAATACATTATAGGAATGTGGTGAAAATATTGATTTGGGATATCACGGCAGAACTTGTTTCAGCAATAACATTATGCATTATTTTAGTCTATGCCCGTAAAGGAAATCTTCTACCAACCGTAAAAAATAAAGTTTTTCAGTATTGTTTATTCATTACTTTTCTTTCAGTCAGCTCTAATATTATTTCAACAACACTTTTACAAAATTATAAGCAAGTACCATTATTCTTTAATAGCTTTTTTCTACTAATTTACTATTTAAGCACACCGTTAATGGGCGCTATCTATTTCATCTATGCACTAGCTAATATTTATGATGAAAAAGAGGTCAAGAAATATGCTGCACTTTGCAGTTTACCATCAATATTATACGTTCTTTTAGTTTTTAGTAATTTCTATACGTCGTTGCTCTTTTCGTTTGATCAAGTATCCGGTTATCAACAAGGACCTTGGATATTTATTACATATTTAGTCTTTTATATTTATGTCTTTTTTTCATTGATTCTAGTAATTCATAAAAGGAAATCGCTCGAACGAAATGTAAGTTATATTTTAGGGGTATTCCCTTTTATTTCTGCCTTTGTAATCCTATTTCAATATATTCACCCTGAATATATTTTAACAGGTACCGCAGCCACTAGTGCTCTTTTAATTATTTATTTGTATTTACAAAACAAGCAAATGTTCACAGACACATTAACGAATTTGTTGAATCGTCAAGAATTCAACAAGATGATCGATATCTTAATCGATAATAACAAACCTTTTATTGCTGTAGTTATTTCTTTAAAAAATTTTAAGTTTATTAATGATAAATTCGGCCAAGAAATAGGTGATCAAATTCTTTTAGAAGTTTGTCATTATTTACGTTATTTATTGCCTAAGCAGGCAATGTATCGCTATGGCGGAGATGAGTTTGCATTAATTTTTTATAATAAAAAGAATGTAATAAATGCTCTAGAAAAGATTGAAACACGAATGAAAAATCCATGGCAGATTTCAAATATTGACTTTATCATTAGTTA encodes:
- a CDS encoding N-acetylmuramoyl-L-alanine amidase family protein, encoding MLGDFVKRTYLIIAITAALYLVGHYFYPKNDVAVSKDLPLKNVSVVIDPGHGGLDNGASVGKIYESELNLKISYALKEELESRGATVNMTREDEQDMTKRNHHYSKQDDMYLRVKKIDSYKSDYLISIHLNSAPASGAWGSQVFYYKNSDKGKRLASEIQTTMKEVTGSAKRISGADFRVLRATQTVGVLIECGFISNANERGQLQSSKYHQKLAVKICDGIEKYREKYPEDTIDPKDYEKILS
- a CDS encoding helix-turn-helix domain-containing protein, translated to MYAWQEIQVTLDYIEENYDKEIDIDKLAAIAHLSKYYYQRLFFRLTKKTVNDYVKLRRLEKAANQLKNTEKRILDIAIACGFSGHSAFTRAFKEVYKITPDDYRNQKIHLDHFIKPDLQLNYVVIDTGVPLIVEGMVLEINEKQVCNDRIFYGKSKMAKVDELGEPKINNIVSLYQELDVQDAVVVDILTLSDDPALFNYFVGIEIDRPSIDCEQRIIPSGKYVVCSYEAENFESLVNEALYKASRYLYEVWFVEHRLEPDDLLVQKYYNPYQENCYIELWAKVRS
- a CDS encoding putative bifunctional diguanylate cyclase/phosphodiesterase, which gives rise to MKILIWDITAELVSAITLCIILVYARKGNLLPTVKNKVFQYCLFITFLSVSSNIISTTLLQNYKQVPLFFNSFFLLIYYLSTPLMGAIYFIYALANIYDEKEVKKYAALCSLPSILYVLLVFSNFYTSLLFSFDQVSGYQQGPWIFITYLVFYIYVFFSLILVIHKRKSLERNVSYILGVFPFISAFVILFQYIHPEYILTGTAATSALLIIYLYLQNKQMFTDTLTNLLNRQEFNKMIDILIDNNKPFIAVVISLKNFKFINDKFGQEIGDQILLEVCHYLRYLLPKQAMYRYGGDEFALIFYNKKNVINALEKIETRMKNPWQISNIDFIISYVAGGIAYPKVAHSKEEIINGLEYAVSLGKKDNAHNINFCVTAMIKQIRRKYQILDLLRICLENNSFEVYFQPIYDLKTHSYCKAEALLRLPDNPLGFISPEEFIPIAEENGLIAPITYQVLDKTCLFIKKVIAEKKDFTGVSINFSVLQFMQDDLENKVLKVIEKHQLPYELIKIEITESMLVTNFDAITNFMTNMINRGIQFLLDDFGTGYSNITYVLTIPFQVVKVDKSLIWQAMKDEKAAILIKKMIEAFNQIGLHILAEGIETKEQMEFMKKCGCDLLQGYYFSRPVSFDEALNVIKTTKITEK